A region from the Prevotella melaninogenica genome encodes:
- the yajC gene encoding preprotein translocase subunit YajC: MNTTLILAAQAASQGSPMPMIIMMVAIFAIMWFFMIRPQQKKQKEIRAFQNSLSVGDSVVTGGGIYGTVKHIDMTTNKVEVEIARGVVITVDKNYVFANVQASQQGQTK; this comes from the coding sequence ATGAATACAACATTAATCCTCGCAGCACAGGCTGCAAGCCAAGGCAGTCCAATGCCTATGATAATCATGATGGTAGCTATCTTTGCCATCATGTGGTTCTTTATGATTCGTCCACAGCAGAAGAAGCAGAAAGAAATTCGTGCTTTCCAGAATTCTCTTTCGGTAGGTGATTCTGTTGTAACAGGCGGTGGTATCTATGGAACTGTTAAACACATTGACATGACAACCAATAAGGTTGAAGTAGAGATAGCACGTGGCGTTGTTATCACTGTTGATAAAAACTACGTGTTTGCAAATGTACAGGCTTCTCAGCAGGGACAAACAAAGTAG
- a CDS encoding CdaR family protein, whose product MKTSKSLHTFSTFRNFLLRIFNKEFLIFLFFLVLSGGFWLIMTLNETYEREFSMPFRMTDVPRNVVITSEPDSVVRFTVRDKGYMIAFYELDNTFHPIYADYRLYSDGQSKGQIPVGDIQRQIYPQLSKSSKITMVKNGKFSFSFNFGRHKKVPVRLLGTVSPGDNYYLARVDFTPDSVQVYAARNVLDSIQTVYTERQQITNFTDVKELTVDLRKFTNAKCVPSTVKMKLYPDVLTEESVEIPIEAINMPNNKVMRTFPSKVKVNFVVGAYRMRSMPKNAETKELLPVGFRAVVNYEDVQKSHSEKCPIYILSSPNGVRNVRPAINTVDYLIEQR is encoded by the coding sequence ATGAAAACAAGCAAATCGCTTCATACATTCAGTACGTTCAGGAACTTCTTGTTGAGGATATTCAACAAGGAGTTTCTGATTTTTTTGTTTTTCTTGGTATTGAGTGGTGGGTTCTGGTTGATTATGACACTGAACGAAACATATGAGCGTGAGTTTAGTATGCCTTTTCGTATGACTGACGTCCCTCGTAATGTGGTTATAACCAGCGAGCCTGATTCCGTTGTCCGTTTTACTGTGCGTGACAAAGGATATATGATTGCTTTTTATGAACTTGACAATACTTTTCATCCTATATATGCTGACTATCGGCTTTATAGCGACGGACAAAGCAAGGGACAGATACCAGTTGGTGACATCCAGCGTCAGATTTATCCTCAACTGTCTAAGAGTTCAAAGATAACTATGGTCAAGAACGGTAAGTTCTCTTTCTCTTTCAATTTTGGTCGTCATAAGAAAGTACCTGTACGGCTTTTAGGAACAGTATCTCCTGGTGATAACTATTATCTCGCTCGTGTTGATTTCACTCCAGATAGTGTTCAGGTTTATGCAGCTCGAAACGTGTTGGATAGTATTCAGACTGTCTATACAGAGCGACAGCAGATAACCAATTTTACGGATGTTAAGGAGCTGACTGTAGATCTCCGTAAGTTTACGAATGCCAAGTGTGTTCCTTCTACGGTGAAAATGAAACTCTATCCTGACGTGCTAACAGAGGAAAGTGTTGAGATACCGATTGAGGCTATCAATATGCCTAATAATAAGGTGATGCGTACCTTCCCAAGTAAAGTAAAAGTAAACTTTGTTGTGGGTGCCTATCGTATGCGTTCAATGCCGAAGAATGCTGAAACAAAGGAACTTCTTCCTGTTGGTTTCCGTGCTGTGGTCAATTATGAGGATGTACAGAAAAGTCATTCAGAGAAATGTCCTATCTATATTCTTAGTTCTCCCAATGGCGTACGTAATGTACGTCCAGCGATAAACACTGTTGATTACTTGATAGAACAGAGATGA
- the coaE gene encoding dephospho-CoA kinase (Dephospho-CoA kinase (CoaE) performs the final step in coenzyme A biosynthesis.), producing MIIALTGGIGSGKSYVCKLLAERGISVYDCDAHAKKLMRTSKPLQKQLSELVGDDVFHDGVLQKAILAAYLLQSETHVQAVNAVIHPAVARDFEQSGQTWLESAILFDSGFDKRTHIDKVVCVTAPEEARIRRVMARDGISREKTLEWMARQLPQEEVLRRSDYEIINDGIRPLAPQVDHLLSVISE from the coding sequence ATGATTATAGCGTTGACAGGTGGTATTGGTAGCGGAAAGTCTTACGTCTGTAAGCTACTTGCTGAGCGGGGAATCTCCGTTTACGATTGCGATGCGCACGCCAAAAAGCTAATGCGAACCTCTAAGCCACTACAAAAACAGTTATCTGAACTTGTTGGTGACGATGTCTTTCATGATGGTGTCTTGCAGAAAGCCATTCTTGCTGCCTATCTTCTTCAGAGTGAAACGCACGTTCAGGCTGTCAATGCAGTTATACATCCTGCTGTAGCTCGTGACTTTGAACAATCGGGACAGACGTGGCTTGAGAGTGCAATACTCTTTGATAGTGGCTTTGATAAGCGTACCCATATAGATAAAGTGGTATGTGTTACGGCTCCAGAAGAAGCGCGTATCCGCCGAGTGATGGCACGCGATGGTATCAGCAGGGAAAAGACACTTGAGTGGATGGCACGTCAGCTACCGCAAGAAGAGGTATTACGACGTAGTGATTATGAAATCATCAACGATGGAATACGACCTCTCGCTCCGCAGGTAGACCACTTGCTTTCCGTTATTTCAGAATAA
- a CDS encoding DUF5606 family protein, which produces MLQTILSIAGKPGLYKLVSRGKMNLIVESLDETHKRQPAFGTDRVTSLADIAMFTETDDVPLGEVLAKVRDKEDGKLPSLNWRKASAKDLQDYFAEVLPDFDRDRVHTSDIKKLLQWYEILVKAGITNFEEDMKPTEGDNIDDRL; this is translated from the coding sequence ATGTTACAGACAATCCTTTCAATCGCAGGTAAGCCAGGTCTTTATAAACTGGTAAGCCGTGGTAAAATGAATCTTATCGTTGAGTCGCTTGATGAAACCCACAAGCGTCAGCCAGCATTTGGCACAGACCGTGTTACGAGTCTTGCTGATATCGCTATGTTCACCGAGACCGACGATGTTCCATTGGGTGAGGTGTTGGCAAAAGTGCGCGATAAGGAAGATGGTAAATTGCCTTCTCTGAACTGGCGTAAGGCATCTGCTAAAGATCTGCAAGACTACTTCGCAGAGGTCCTTCCTGACTTCGATCGTGATCGTGTACATACAAGCGATATCAAGAAACTCCTCCAGTGGTACGAAATCCTTGTTAAGGCTGGTATCACCAACTTCGAAGAAGATATGAAGCCAACAGAAGGTGATAATATTGATGACAGATTGTAA
- a CDS encoding DUF4846 domain-containing protein — MKTGHTIPIILAAFLLSCTGKSNGQPQQPTEKAIVEQPHTAKQQRLAPPPGYEKVKLTAGTFGSFLRGLPLKPAGSDLHYYNGSIKRRNYAGAVVDIDFGHGEAEQCADAVIYLRALWLWQTKQYDKIHFNFTNGFRADYARWAKGERIHIDKKTWGCWYSKDTGADYSYKTFRKYLNLVFTYAGTASLEKELTTITGKELQVGDVIINGGHPGHTVIVVDKAVNKSGEAAYLLAQGYTPAQEIEIFNQWFCINPQIKYLDTPDWYFRGNYAKRFK, encoded by the coding sequence ATTAAGACAGGCCATACAATCCCCATAATACTGGCTGCATTCCTACTCTCTTGCACAGGAAAGAGCAACGGACAGCCGCAGCAGCCCACAGAGAAAGCTATTGTTGAACAACCGCACACTGCCAAACAACAACGTTTAGCACCTCCTCCGGGCTATGAGAAAGTGAAGTTAACAGCGGGTACATTCGGTTCATTCCTGAGAGGCTTACCACTCAAACCTGCTGGGAGTGACTTACATTATTATAATGGTAGCATCAAGCGACGAAATTATGCAGGTGCGGTTGTAGACATCGACTTTGGTCATGGAGAAGCTGAACAGTGTGCCGATGCTGTTATCTACCTCAGAGCCTTATGGCTTTGGCAGACGAAACAGTATGACAAGATTCACTTTAACTTTACCAATGGATTTCGAGCCGACTACGCTCGTTGGGCAAAAGGAGAACGAATCCATATTGATAAGAAAACATGGGGGTGCTGGTATAGTAAGGACACAGGTGCAGATTATTCTTACAAGACTTTCCGTAAGTATCTAAATCTCGTCTTCACGTATGCAGGAACGGCATCATTGGAGAAGGAACTGACCACTATCACAGGAAAAGAATTGCAGGTTGGAGATGTAATTATCAACGGCGGGCACCCCGGACATACGGTCATTGTTGTAGACAAGGCAGTTAATAAATCAGGAGAAGCCGCCTATCTGCTTGCACAGGGATACACCCCAGCACAAGAAATTGAGATTTTCAACCAGTGGTTCTGCATCAATCCACAAATAAAGTATCTTGATACTCCAGACTGGTATTTCCGTGGAAACTATGCAAAACGATTTAAATAG
- a CDS encoding Hsp20/alpha crystallin family protein produces the protein MYRNSWLPEVFNDFLNTANMPKANPTAPAINVLESDNNYTVELAAPGLSKEDFDVNINSDGDLTIKMEKKAEESEQKAHYLRREFAYSKYEQTLILPDDVQKDGIAARVANGVLTITLPKIQVEEQKVARQITVG, from the coding sequence ATGTATAGAAATTCATGGTTACCAGAGGTTTTCAATGATTTTTTGAACACAGCAAATATGCCTAAGGCAAATCCAACAGCACCAGCAATCAACGTTTTGGAGTCAGATAACAATTATACAGTTGAGCTTGCAGCACCAGGGTTGAGCAAGGAAGATTTCGATGTGAACATCAACAGCGATGGCGATTTGACCATCAAGATGGAGAAGAAAGCTGAGGAGAGCGAGCAGAAGGCTCATTACCTTCGTCGCGAGTTCGCATACAGCAAGTATGAACAGACCCTGATTTTGCCAGATGATGTTCAGAAGGACGGTATTGCAGCACGCGTAGCAAACGGAGTGCTCACCATCACCTTACCTAAGATTCAGGTTGAGGAGCAGAAGGTTGCACGCCAAATAACAGTGGGTTAA
- a CDS encoding choice-of-anchor J domain-containing protein has product MIDLKRVGKEVVQGDELECLVHYCTVESKRPEGPFCLALRWLDAAGNELVSAEKDFINNPDVYFGRMKAYGNLKFRTICPAGAVKLEFALLVAPGSQVRMDDFSVLRLADKDKTPLVAILPQYRTMMGEVGLPTTFPIALQGMHLSADQTPNFGGTKSSSVMKLDVEKLPKNSTIKANLTITPQVAGVYVGSNTYKLRFSGADAENSGSLNLTGYFKKAGTTPTIKLKSGQVREMSAAPNKTDEQSLEFEINDVITNVNLALKHDANSPFRIDVGQYYYATSSGKLYQRPVKVTFAPRKAGVYEAELRVSSVLADTLVIKLKGVSEAATSAELVENFTDNRAMDSRFTGDAWKGYHKFDLGYWKLSGTWNGACNVTLVAKDTLYYDELVADGVNTLQLTPAVSAPKCKAEYSIDGGGHWTSLAKADGEGKYVVGTHRPTLVRFVTSEEAKVQSVTITPNTKEERQTCDKIEDAMLKNADSKSLSVLNETFSGLRHTRILGLKGWQNLTVRGERPFYAWQQKNADQSVVENEVAQISFLKYGAIDKREHESWLISPTLSYKNAQSKDLTFSLMYRNQTTNGEERFGFYIIAEENGKIKPYYLDLSAYVPAGVKLEPDMWFDYRIDLSKVEGLNLEDKFHVAFSYYSPVGGNATSLNFMIDDVTFGRTDLPELSVDNDFIQFVFRPGQEMTPQPLNIYSDRTTAPVTVTLAPSAQKKYFKLSHEKLPLEGGSIAVGFKSNDSKTHAAALLVQTRGAKPIIVKLLAQPITAGINNVAGDDESTLQPAITGSDLTVNGKYLKYQIFSTDGSLLQQGIYQQHIDLSGVQLKVFILKLSTDEGMKSFTLKR; this is encoded by the coding sequence GTGATTGACCTTAAGCGTGTGGGAAAGGAGGTAGTGCAAGGCGATGAGTTGGAATGTCTTGTACATTATTGTACGGTGGAGAGTAAGCGTCCAGAAGGTCCATTCTGCCTTGCCTTGCGTTGGTTGGATGCTGCAGGCAATGAGCTTGTTTCTGCAGAAAAAGACTTTATCAATAATCCCGATGTCTATTTTGGGCGTATGAAGGCGTATGGAAACTTGAAGTTCCGTACGATTTGTCCAGCAGGAGCAGTGAAGTTAGAGTTTGCTCTTTTGGTGGCTCCAGGGAGTCAGGTGCGCATGGACGACTTCAGTGTGTTACGTCTGGCAGACAAGGATAAGACTCCGCTTGTAGCCATTCTCCCACAGTATCGTACGATGATGGGGGAGGTTGGGCTGCCTACAACCTTCCCCATCGCATTACAGGGTATGCACCTTAGTGCTGATCAGACACCAAACTTTGGGGGTACTAAGTCTTCTTCTGTAATGAAGTTAGATGTTGAGAAATTACCAAAGAATAGTACTATTAAAGCTAATCTGACAATTACGCCACAGGTAGCAGGCGTTTATGTGGGTAGTAATACCTATAAACTCCGCTTCTCTGGTGCTGATGCAGAAAACAGTGGTTCACTCAATTTGACTGGTTATTTTAAGAAAGCAGGTACTACTCCAACGATAAAACTTAAGTCGGGACAGGTTCGTGAGATGAGTGCAGCACCTAACAAGACTGACGAACAGTCACTTGAATTTGAGATTAATGATGTTATTACGAACGTTAACCTTGCTCTGAAACACGATGCAAATTCTCCTTTCCGTATTGATGTGGGACAGTATTACTATGCAACAAGTTCTGGTAAGCTCTATCAGCGTCCTGTAAAAGTAACCTTTGCACCACGTAAAGCGGGAGTCTATGAGGCAGAGTTGAGGGTTTCAAGTGTCTTGGCAGATACGTTGGTTATCAAACTTAAGGGTGTTTCTGAGGCTGCTACTTCAGCTGAATTAGTTGAGAATTTCACGGATAATCGTGCGATGGACAGTCGCTTTACTGGTGATGCTTGGAAGGGTTATCATAAGTTCGACTTAGGCTACTGGAAACTTAGTGGAACATGGAACGGTGCATGTAATGTTACGTTGGTAGCAAAGGATACCCTTTATTATGACGAACTGGTTGCTGATGGTGTTAATACACTTCAGCTAACTCCAGCAGTTAGTGCACCAAAGTGTAAGGCTGAATATTCTATTGATGGTGGTGGTCACTGGACTTCACTTGCAAAGGCTGATGGTGAGGGTAAGTATGTTGTGGGTACTCATCGTCCTACACTCGTACGCTTCGTTACTTCTGAGGAAGCAAAGGTGCAGAGTGTTACCATCACTCCAAACACAAAAGAAGAACGTCAAACCTGTGATAAGATAGAGGATGCTATGTTGAAGAATGCTGATAGTAAATCATTATCTGTCCTCAACGAAACTTTCTCAGGTTTACGTCATACACGTATTCTCGGCTTGAAAGGTTGGCAGAACCTTACTGTTCGTGGTGAACGTCCATTCTATGCATGGCAACAGAAGAATGCTGATCAGTCGGTTGTAGAGAACGAGGTAGCACAGATTTCTTTCTTAAAGTATGGTGCTATTGACAAGCGTGAGCATGAAAGCTGGCTAATCTCACCAACTCTCTCATACAAAAATGCACAAAGTAAGGATTTGACTTTCAGTTTGATGTATCGTAATCAAACAACCAATGGTGAGGAGCGGTTCGGTTTCTATATCATTGCGGAGGAGAATGGGAAGATTAAACCTTATTATCTTGACCTTTCTGCATACGTTCCAGCAGGTGTTAAGTTAGAGCCTGATATGTGGTTTGACTATCGTATAGACCTTTCTAAGGTGGAAGGACTGAATCTTGAGGATAAATTCCACGTGGCTTTCTCTTACTATAGTCCTGTGGGAGGTAATGCTACTTCCCTGAACTTTATGATTGATGATGTAACCTTCGGGCGTACTGACCTTCCTGAACTGAGTGTTGACAATGATTTCATTCAGTTTGTATTCCGTCCAGGACAAGAGATGACACCTCAGCCACTTAATATATATAGTGATCGTACAACGGCACCTGTAACAGTTACCTTGGCACCTTCTGCTCAGAAGAAGTATTTCAAACTTTCACATGAGAAGTTGCCACTTGAAGGTGGTTCGATTGCCGTTGGCTTCAAAAGTAATGACTCAAAGACACATGCAGCAGCTTTACTCGTTCAGACACGTGGTGCAAAACCTATCATCGTGAAGTTGCTTGCACAACCTATCACTGCAGGTATCAATAATGTTGCTGGTGATGATGAGAGTACATTGCAGCCTGCTATTACTGGCTCTGATTTGACGGTAAATGGCAAGTATTTGAAGTATCAGATCTTCTCAACAGACGGTAGTCTCTTGCAGCAGGGCATCTATCAGCAGCATATAGACTTGTCGGGTGTTCAGCTAAAGGTTTTCATCTTGAAGCTTAGTACAGATGAAGGTATGAAGTCTTTCACCTTAAAGCGTTAA
- a CDS encoding DUF488 domain-containing protein, which yields MKIKRVYEPIEETDGYRVLVDRLWPRGISKAKAQIDLWLKSVAPSNELRKWFGHEPERFAEFSERYRTELAESGALDELRSVIKEHPIATLLYAAHDEEHNNAVVLQELLQTK from the coding sequence ATGAAAATCAAACGTGTTTATGAGCCGATAGAAGAAACCGATGGCTATCGAGTCCTCGTTGACCGACTATGGCCGAGAGGTATCAGTAAAGCAAAGGCACAAATCGACCTTTGGTTAAAGTCGGTTGCGCCAAGTAACGAACTACGTAAGTGGTTTGGTCATGAGCCAGAGCGATTTGCTGAATTCTCAGAACGATATCGTACAGAGTTAGCAGAGAGTGGAGCCTTAGATGAACTGCGCTCTGTTATCAAGGAACATCCCATCGCTACCCTACTCTATGCAGCACACGACGAGGAACATAACAATGCCGTCGTGTTACAAGAACTACTTCAAACAAAATAG
- a CDS encoding hemerythrin domain-containing protein, whose product MTQTFPKSSIPFEAWDLDLLIDYVLKNHHRYIRKQGEELAIRLNSLAANHPELDRVVDHFRNSVADLDLHCQKEENILFPYIIDIFNAAEYGQEHAPFHCGSIQFPINAMMADHSDELERHERIAELTNDYTAPEGAEPEYVKALADLCEFRNHLLEHIYVENKIMFPRALMLE is encoded by the coding sequence ATGACACAAACATTTCCAAAAAGTTCAATCCCTTTTGAGGCATGGGACCTCGACCTGCTTATTGACTATGTACTGAAGAATCATCATCGTTACATTCGCAAGCAGGGGGAGGAACTTGCAATCAGACTAAACTCACTTGCAGCTAATCATCCTGAACTCGACCGTGTAGTAGATCATTTCCGCAATAGCGTTGCCGACCTTGACCTTCACTGCCAAAAGGAGGAAAACATCCTCTTCCCATACATTATTGACATTTTCAATGCAGCAGAGTATGGACAAGAGCATGCACCTTTCCATTGTGGTTCGATTCAGTTTCCTATCAATGCTATGATGGCTGACCATAGCGACGAGCTGGAACGTCATGAGCGTATTGCAGAATTGACAAATGATTACACAGCTCCCGAAGGTGCTGAACCAGAATACGTGAAGGCACTTGCTGACCTCTGCGAATTCCGTAATCATCTCCTTGAGCATATCTACGTTGAAAACAAGATAATGTTCCCGAGAGCTTTAATGTTGGAATAA
- a CDS encoding Crp/Fnr family transcriptional regulator: MENNVMKALRSCPLFAGMSDIEIELTLGNVSHQLVSLPSHEIYALAGMPCKYVDVVVSGRLICRMAALSGKQVEVSRLHCGNMVAPAFIFSKDRSLPVSVETEGKVQLFRMRPEELKRLLDVEETIRMNFIRILSNIDVFLTQKMKVLSLFTVREKVAYLLMERAGEQGSNEVHLERSRQEIADSFGIQKFSLLRVLSDFEKEGVIEIHGRTIKILNRRKMLK, from the coding sequence ATGGAAAATAATGTAATGAAAGCACTCCGTTCCTGTCCGCTTTTCGCAGGAATGAGTGATATTGAGATAGAATTAACGTTAGGTAATGTCAGCCATCAGCTTGTTTCCCTGCCTTCTCATGAGATATATGCTTTGGCAGGTATGCCTTGTAAGTATGTTGATGTCGTGGTAAGTGGACGACTTATTTGCCGTATGGCAGCGTTGTCGGGTAAGCAGGTGGAGGTAAGTCGATTGCATTGTGGTAATATGGTTGCGCCTGCTTTTATCTTTTCTAAGGATAGGAGTCTGCCAGTGAGTGTTGAAACAGAGGGAAAAGTACAACTTTTTCGTATGCGACCAGAGGAATTGAAACGTCTATTAGATGTGGAGGAGACTATTCGTATGAATTTTATCCGTATCCTCTCAAACATAGATGTATTCTTGACGCAGAAGATGAAGGTGCTTAGTTTGTTTACAGTGCGTGAGAAGGTAGCTTATCTTTTGATGGAACGTGCAGGCGAGCAGGGTAGCAATGAGGTGCACTTGGAGCGTTCTCGACAGGAAATAGCCGACTCGTTTGGTATTCAGAAGTTCTCATTGCTTCGTGTTCTTTCTGACTTTGAGAAAGAGGGGGTGATAGAGATTCATGGTCGTACCATCAAGATTCTAAATCGTAGGAAAATGTTAAAGTGA
- a CDS encoding calcium/sodium antiporter encodes MLLNILFIVVGIALVLWGADRLTDGAVAVAEKMKMPQVVIGLTIVAMGTSMPEFCVSLISALKGTTDLAVGNIVGSNIFNALLIVGVSALVAPMTILETTVRKDIPFALAASALLLIMCLDGNISRLDAGVLFAMFLVFMYITLKGAKKQGAQETAAVEAEGKKPMATWLSVVWILVGLLCLIGGSNLFVEGATAVATNLGVSEAVIGLTIVAGGTSLPELATSVVSARKGNSGIAIGNALGSNVFNILAILGITGMITPMTLKGITSIDLSMLVISIMLVWLFSFTKYKIERWEGAVLMAVFVGYIYSLL; translated from the coding sequence ATGTTACTGAATATTTTATTTATTGTCGTGGGTATAGCACTTGTTCTGTGGGGTGCTGATCGTTTGACAGATGGTGCAGTGGCTGTTGCTGAGAAGATGAAGATGCCACAGGTTGTAATAGGATTAACCATTGTTGCGATGGGGACAAGTATGCCAGAGTTCTGTGTGAGTCTCATCTCAGCATTGAAGGGAACGACTGACTTAGCGGTGGGTAATATCGTTGGCTCAAACATATTTAATGCTTTGCTCATTGTTGGCGTATCGGCATTGGTTGCACCGATGACAATTCTCGAAACAACGGTAAGAAAGGATATACCTTTTGCCCTTGCCGCATCAGCTTTGTTACTGATAATGTGTCTTGATGGAAACATTAGTAGACTTGATGCAGGTGTTCTCTTTGCAATGTTCCTCGTCTTTATGTATATAACGCTTAAAGGGGCAAAGAAACAAGGTGCACAGGAGACGGCGGCTGTTGAGGCTGAAGGAAAGAAGCCGATGGCAACTTGGCTATCTGTCGTATGGATTCTCGTCGGACTGCTTTGTTTGATAGGAGGTAGCAATCTGTTTGTAGAAGGTGCTACAGCTGTCGCAACAAACCTTGGCGTTTCAGAAGCTGTCATAGGTCTTACCATCGTGGCGGGAGGAACCTCGCTCCCAGAGTTAGCAACAAGTGTTGTGTCGGCTCGTAAAGGAAATAGCGGTATTGCTATAGGAAACGCACTCGGTTCAAATGTTTTCAATATTCTTGCTATCCTTGGTATTACAGGTATGATAACGCCAATGACACTAAAGGGTATTACTTCAATCGATCTTTCAATGCTGGTTATCTCTATTATGCTTGTATGGCTCTTCTCTTTTACAAAATATAAGATTGAACGTTGGGAGGGAGCTGTGCTAATGGCTGTATTCGTAGGTTATATCTACTCCTTACTATAA
- a CDS encoding peroxiredoxin family protein, producing MKKIILMTALATTVFTVNAQDIKPYEEKMSQIEAQYKKLEADFQVFGKKDPATFTDAEKAKLNEVVGKADSLYNAQKNTAIEIARKFKDTKFPAKYVAKIMYDLEFDELKELCDPKTGYYNEPEMTKPKQLFDSYKLRQPGSIYKDLTMEDLNGKQVKLSDWVGKGKYVLVDFWASWCGPCRKEMPNVVEAYKRFKDKGLEIIGVSFDNKKLQWSAAVEKLGMTWPQMSDLKGWESTASAVYGIRSIPSNILIDPQGKIVAMDLRENKLQEVLAEKLK from the coding sequence ATGAAGAAGATTATTTTAATGACAGCGTTGGCTACAACTGTTTTCACTGTAAATGCGCAGGATATCAAGCCATACGAAGAGAAAATGTCTCAAATTGAGGCACAGTATAAAAAGCTTGAAGCTGATTTTCAAGTTTTTGGAAAGAAAGACCCAGCAACTTTCACAGACGCAGAGAAAGCTAAGTTAAACGAGGTTGTGGGGAAAGCTGACTCGCTTTATAACGCACAGAAGAATACTGCGATAGAGATTGCAAGGAAGTTTAAAGACACAAAGTTCCCAGCGAAATACGTTGCGAAAATCATGTATGACCTTGAGTTTGATGAGCTGAAAGAACTTTGCGACCCAAAGACTGGCTATTACAATGAGCCAGAAATGACAAAGCCTAAACAATTGTTCGACTCTTACAAGCTCCGTCAACCAGGGTCAATATACAAAGACCTCACAATGGAAGACCTCAATGGCAAGCAGGTAAAACTTAGCGATTGGGTTGGTAAAGGTAAGTATGTATTGGTAGACTTCTGGGCAAGCTGGTGTGGTCCTTGTCGCAAGGAGATGCCAAATGTCGTTGAAGCATACAAGCGTTTCAAGGACAAAGGACTTGAGATTATTGGTGTTAGCTTCGACAACAAGAAATTGCAATGGTCAGCAGCTGTTGAGAAGTTGGGCATGACTTGGCCTCAGATGTCAGACCTCAAGGGTTGGGAATCAACTGCTTCAGCTGTATATGGTATTCGCAGCATTCCTTCTAACATCCTTATTGATCCACAAGGAAAGATTGTTGCAATGGATCTCAGAGAGAACAAATTGCAGGAAGTATTGGCTGAGAAACTGAAATAA
- a CDS encoding queuosine precursor transporter has translation MTKSKQQVSVLFMLFSILFCVCLIAANILETKQISVLGISLTGGLIVFPISYIINDCVCEVWGFQKARLLIWTGFAMNFFFVTMGALCDWIPGAPYWNNDAGFHAIFGLAPRVAAASFVAFIVGSFANAYVMSKMKIRDKGRNFSLRAILSTVVGESFDSIFFFPLALGGVVPTDELPKLMLWQVVLKTVYEVIALPITIRVVKALKSHEGEDVYDNDVNYSIWKIFALS, from the coding sequence ATGACAAAAAGTAAACAACAAGTGAGTGTGCTGTTTATGCTTTTCAGCATCCTCTTCTGTGTTTGCCTTATCGCAGCAAACATTCTTGAGACAAAGCAAATTTCAGTGTTAGGTATTTCATTGACAGGTGGATTGATTGTTTTTCCAATCTCTTACATCATCAACGACTGTGTCTGTGAGGTATGGGGCTTTCAGAAGGCTCGTCTTTTAATATGGACAGGCTTTGCGATGAACTTCTTCTTCGTTACAATGGGTGCATTGTGTGATTGGATACCAGGTGCTCCCTATTGGAATAACGATGCTGGTTTCCATGCTATTTTTGGTTTGGCTCCGCGTGTGGCGGCAGCCTCTTTCGTTGCTTTCATCGTAGGCTCATTTGCTAATGCTTATGTGATGAGTAAGATGAAGATTCGTGACAAGGGACGTAACTTCTCATTACGTGCTATTCTTAGTACTGTTGTAGGTGAGAGTTTCGACTCTATTTTTTTCTTTCCCTTGGCGTTAGGTGGCGTTGTCCCAACTGACGAACTTCCAAAGTTGATGTTGTGGCAGGTTGTCTTAAAGACGGTTTATGAGGTAATCGCTCTTCCTATCACCATCCGTGTCGTAAAAGCTTTGAAATCGCATGAGGGAGAAGATGTCTACGATAATGATGTGAACTATAGTATCTGGAAGATATTTGCATTAAGTTAA